A genomic stretch from Chloroflexota bacterium includes:
- a CDS encoding nucleoside monophosphate kinase, with amino-acid sequence MTDPGGDQQASSTGRRILLLVGSVGAGKGTQAAALSSELRLAHLASGNLFREALRDGSELGEQARAYMERGDLVPDDMTIQMFMHELSQPAAARGAILDGFPRTVAQARALDATLAERGERIERVISIEVPVEELVARVAGRRVCPECGTPYHVDSDPPRVPGRCDRDGAELQQRDDDRSEVVRARLEKQVRPMLDVLDYYDQKGIVQHVDGTQPIPAVAKEILEGIRAGW; translated from the coding sequence ATGACCGATCCGGGCGGCGACCAGCAGGCGTCGTCCACGGGGCGTCGGATCCTGCTGTTGGTCGGCTCGGTCGGCGCGGGCAAGGGGACGCAGGCGGCGGCTCTCAGCAGCGAGCTTCGCCTGGCGCACCTGGCCTCCGGCAATCTCTTCCGCGAGGCGCTGCGCGATGGAAGCGAGCTGGGCGAGCAGGCGCGCGCCTACATGGAGCGCGGCGACCTCGTGCCCGACGACATGACGATCCAGATGTTCATGCACGAGCTTTCGCAGCCGGCCGCCGCGCGTGGCGCCATCCTCGACGGCTTCCCGCGTACCGTGGCGCAGGCTCGCGCGCTCGACGCCACCCTTGCCGAGCGGGGGGAGCGGATCGAACGCGTCATCTCGATCGAAGTGCCCGTGGAGGAGCTGGTCGCGCGCGTCGCGGGGCGCCGGGTATGTCCCGAGTGCGGGACGCCCTACCACGTCGACAGCGACCCCCCGCGCGTGCCGGGTCGCTGCGACAGGGACGGCGCCGAGCTGCAGCAGCGCGACGACGATCGCTCCGAGGTCGTCCGCGCACGGCTCGAGAAGCAGGTCCGACCGATGCTCGACGTGCTCGACTACTACGACCAGAAGGGGATCGTGCAGCACGTGGACGGCACGCAGCCGATCCCTGCCGTGGCGAAGGAGATCCTCGAGGGCATTCGCGCCGGATGGTGA
- the rpsK gene encoding 30S ribosomal protein S11: MAERKKATRTKKREKKNVPTGHAHIQSTFNNTIVTITDMTGNVISWGSAGLVGFKGSRKSTPYAAAQTADGAAKRAMEHGMRQIEVFVKGPGAGREQAIRSLQTAGLEVTAITDVTPIPHNGCRPPKRRRV, encoded by the coding sequence ATGGCTGAGCGGAAGAAGGCGACACGCACCAAGAAGCGCGAGAAGAAGAACGTGCCGACCGGGCACGCGCACATCCAGTCGACGTTCAACAACACGATCGTGACCATCACGGACATGACCGGGAACGTGATCAGCTGGGGAAGTGCCGGACTGGTCGGCTTCAAGGGCTCGCGCAAGAGCACGCCATACGCTGCGGCCCAGACCGCCGACGGCGCCGCGAAGCGCGCCATGGAGCACGGGATGCGCCAGATCGAGGTCTTCGTGAAGGGCCCGGGCGCCGGTCGCGAGCAGGCGATCCGCTCGCTCCAGACGGCCGGCCTGGAGGTGACCGCCATCACCGACGTCACGCCGATCCCGCACAACGGATGCCGCCCTCCCAAGCGGCGCAGGGTCTGA
- the secY gene encoding preprotein translocase subunit SecY, protein MIESLVQAFRAPDIRRKILFTLGILLVFRALTNVPVPNVDQAQLKNLFETNQLLGLLDLFSGGGLATASIIGMGVNPYINASIIMQLMQGVVPSLGELAREGEYGRNRLNQYTRLLTIPMAFAQGYGFSVLLAANGVIPQNPLFSFETLSLLVSFTAGTILLMWLGELISERGLGNGISFIIFAGIVGRLPHQAAPVVTGPDGLLRIIPFILIAIVVIAGVVFINEGQRRIPVQYASRVRGRKMYQGQTQYLPLKVTMAGVIPIIFAISILLFPAQIAQYFTASTIDWVKDVANFLVANLSQSNPVVYGLLYFVLVVFFTYFYTAFQFRPDQTADYLRKNGGFIPGIRPGKPTEEFLGRITNRITLGGALFLASLAVLPLVVSTAIPGTEGLQLGGTSVLIVVSVVVETMKQLEAQMLMRHYEGFIR, encoded by the coding sequence TTGATCGAGTCCCTCGTCCAGGCCTTCCGCGCACCGGATATTCGCCGCAAGATCCTCTTCACGCTGGGGATCCTGCTGGTCTTCCGCGCGCTGACGAACGTCCCGGTCCCGAACGTGGACCAGGCACAGCTGAAGAACCTGTTCGAGACGAACCAGCTGCTGGGCCTGCTCGATCTCTTCTCCGGCGGCGGCCTGGCCACCGCGTCGATCATCGGGATGGGGGTGAACCCCTACATCAACGCCAGCATCATCATGCAGCTGATGCAGGGGGTGGTCCCGAGCCTGGGGGAGCTCGCCCGCGAGGGTGAGTACGGACGCAATCGGCTCAACCAGTACACCCGCCTGCTGACGATCCCGATGGCCTTCGCCCAGGGCTATGGCTTCTCGGTGCTGCTGGCGGCCAACGGCGTCATTCCACAGAATCCGCTCTTCAGCTTCGAGACCCTGTCCCTCCTGGTCTCGTTCACCGCCGGAACGATCCTGCTGATGTGGCTGGGTGAGCTGATCAGCGAGCGCGGACTCGGGAACGGAATCAGCTTCATCATCTTCGCCGGCATCGTCGGGCGGCTGCCTCACCAGGCCGCGCCGGTCGTGACCGGTCCCGACGGGCTGCTGCGCATCATCCCGTTCATCCTGATCGCGATCGTGGTGATCGCCGGCGTCGTCTTCATCAACGAGGGCCAGCGGCGGATCCCGGTCCAGTACGCCAGCCGCGTGCGCGGCCGGAAGATGTACCAGGGCCAGACCCAGTATCTGCCCCTCAAGGTGACGATGGCCGGCGTCATCCCGATCATCTTCGCCATCAGCATCCTGCTCTTCCCGGCACAGATCGCCCAGTACTTCACCGCCTCGACCATCGACTGGGTCAAGGACGTCGCGAACTTCCTGGTGGCGAACCTGAGCCAGAGCAACCCGGTCGTCTACGGACTGCTCTATTTCGTGCTGGTCGTCTTCTTCACCTACTTCTACACGGCGTTCCAGTTCCGTCCCGATCAGACCGCCGACTACCTCCGCAAGAACGGCGGCTTCATCCCGGGCATCCGGCCCGGGAAGCCGACGGAGGAGTTCCTCGGGCGCATCACCAATCGGATCACGCTGGGCGGCGCCCTCTTCCTGGCATCGCTGGCGGTGCTGCCGCTCGTGGTCTCGACCGCGATTCCGGGCACGGAGGGGCTGCAGCTCGGTGGCACGAGCGTCCTGATCGTGGTCAGCGTGGTGGTCGAGACGATGAAGCAGCTCGAGGCGCAGATGCTGATGCGTCACTACGAGGGCTTCATCCGATGA
- the map gene encoding type I methionyl aminopeptidase: MVTIKRPEEVARMRHAGTILADVLRVLEGELRPGVTTAELDAIAERMIRDAGATPSFLGYGGARGTIPFPGSICVSLNDEVVHGIPSERRRISTGDVVGLDIGCIWQGWHADTARTFGIEPLPERLAQLIDATRRGMAAGIAAAIPGSRLGDVGAAIEAVAHEHGYGIVRPFVGHGIGTAMHEDPQVPNHGRPGTGMRIEAGMCFAIEPMFNLGGDDVVLLDDGWTVVTTDGSISAHFEDTIAVTPSGPEVLTRA, translated from the coding sequence ATGGTGACGATCAAGCGTCCCGAGGAGGTCGCCCGCATGCGACATGCGGGGACGATCCTGGCGGATGTCCTGCGCGTACTCGAGGGCGAACTGCGCCCGGGCGTCACGACCGCTGAGCTCGATGCCATCGCGGAGCGGATGATCCGCGACGCGGGGGCGACCCCATCGTTCCTGGGGTACGGCGGTGCGCGCGGGACGATCCCATTCCCCGGCTCGATCTGCGTCTCGCTCAACGACGAGGTGGTCCACGGCATCCCTTCCGAGAGGCGCCGCATCAGCACCGGTGACGTGGTGGGACTGGACATCGGCTGCATCTGGCAGGGGTGGCACGCCGACACCGCGCGCACCTTCGGGATCGAGCCGCTCCCCGAGCGACTCGCGCAGCTGATCGACGCCACGCGCCGCGGGATGGCAGCGGGGATCGCGGCGGCCATCCCCGGGAGCCGCCTCGGCGATGTCGGTGCCGCCATCGAGGCGGTCGCCCACGAGCACGGATACGGCATCGTGCGACCGTTCGTGGGCCACGGCATCGGCACCGCCATGCACGAGGATCCACAGGTTCCGAACCACGGGCGCCCGGGGACCGGGATGCGCATCGAGGCGGGGATGTGCTTCGCGATCGAGCCGATGTTCAACCTGGGCGGCGACGACGTCGTGCTGCTGGACGACGGCTGGACGGTGGTCACCACCGATGGCAGCATCTCGGCCCATTTCGAGGACACGATCGCGGTCACGCCATCGGGCCCCGAGGTGCTCACGCGTGCCTGA
- the rplO gene encoding 50S ribosomal protein L15, whose protein sequence is MKLHDPQPRPGSHQPPRRLGRGHGSGRGKTAGRGTKGQKSRAGGGIPAWFEGGQTPLHIRTPKLHGFKNRFRVEYAPLNLGRLAEAAAGTLITPDVLRHDQLLRDQKTRPMPVKILGGGDAPRGVTIHAHAFTRSALAKLADAGSTAQLISWPDGAPIAFEAEPKPEPKPRPKRAAKPAADAAAEDEPAEQEAPADEEEPAEQEAPSAEDAEVEGTERSESES, encoded by the coding sequence ATGAAGCTGCACGATCCGCAACCGCGCCCCGGCTCGCACCAGCCACCGCGCCGGCTTGGGCGTGGCCACGGCTCGGGCCGCGGCAAGACCGCCGGGCGTGGCACGAAGGGGCAGAAGTCGCGCGCCGGCGGCGGCATCCCCGCCTGGTTCGAGGGTGGGCAGACCCCGCTCCACATCCGCACCCCCAAGCTGCACGGCTTCAAAAACCGGTTCCGGGTGGAGTACGCCCCGCTGAACCTGGGGCGCCTTGCCGAAGCGGCGGCCGGGACCCTGATCACGCCTGACGTCCTGCGCCACGACCAGCTGCTGCGCGATCAGAAGACGAGGCCGATGCCGGTCAAGATCCTGGGGGGTGGCGATGCGCCCCGCGGAGTCACGATCCACGCGCACGCCTTCACCCGCTCCGCTCTCGCCAAGCTGGCTGATGCGGGCAGCACCGCCCAGCTGATCAGCTGGCCGGATGGCGCCCCCATCGCATTCGAGGCAGAGCCGAAGCCCGAGCCCAAGCCGAGGCCGAAGCGAGCCGCCAAGCCTGCGGCCGATGCAGCCGCGGAGGACGAGCCCGCCGAGCAGGAGGCACCGGCCGACGAGGAAGAGCCTGCCGAGCAGGAGGCACCGTCAGCAGAGGACGCCGAGGTCGAGGGCACCGAACGGAGCGAAAGCGAGTCGTGA
- the rpmD gene encoding 50S ribosomal protein L30: MLRVTWVKSTIGHKAGARGTIRALGLHRLHETVEVADTPVIRGMLRRVDFLVTVDESTATAKGEAR; this comes from the coding sequence ATGCTGCGCGTCACCTGGGTGAAATCGACGATCGGCCACAAGGCGGGAGCCCGCGGCACGATCCGGGCCTTGGGCCTGCATCGGCTTCATGAGACGGTCGAGGTCGCCGATACGCCGGTGATCCGGGGGATGCTGCGCCGCGTCGACTTCCTGGTGACCGTGGACGAGTCGACCGCCACCGCCAAGGGGGAGGCTAGATGA
- the rplR gene encoding 50S ribosomal protein L18, whose product MIKKLSRDVLRRKRHERIRLRIAGSSARPRLSIFRSAKFIYAQVIDDTSGRTLASASSREVTLAGGPGKVESARAVGRALAQRAKAAGVSAVVLDRGGYRYHGRVRSLTEGAREGGLDL is encoded by the coding sequence TCTCGCGCGACGTGCTGCGTCGCAAGCGCCACGAACGGATCCGGCTCCGCATCGCGGGCAGCTCGGCTCGCCCGCGGCTCTCGATCTTCCGCAGCGCCAAGTTCATCTACGCCCAGGTGATCGACGACACGAGTGGACGCACCCTTGCCTCGGCCTCGAGTCGGGAGGTGACCCTGGCCGGCGGTCCCGGCAAGGTCGAGTCCGCCCGCGCAGTGGGCCGGGCGCTCGCCCAGCGGGCGAAGGCGGCCGGGGTCAGTGCCGTGGTCCTGGACCGCGGTGGATATCGATATCACGGGCGGGTTCGCTCGCTCACCGAGGGCGCCCGCGAGGGCGGCCTCGACCTGTAG
- the rpmJ gene encoding 50S ribosomal protein L36 — MKVSASVKPRCERCKVIKRSGVVMVICVIPKHKQRQG; from the coding sequence ATGAAGGTTTCTGCCTCGGTCAAGCCGCGTTGTGAGCGGTGCAAGGTCATCAAGCGCTCCGGCGTGGTCATGGTCATTTGCGTCATCCCCAAGCACAAGCAGCGACAGGGTTAG
- the rpsM gene encoding 30S ribosomal protein S13 produces MARIAGVDIPREKRVVISLTYIHGIGPSSSQKILTAANVPQATRVRDLTEEEVNRLREVIDKRFKVEGDLRREVSMNIKRLMEIGSYRGIRHRRNLPVRGQRTKTNARQRRGPRKTVGVRRKK; encoded by the coding sequence ATGGCGCGTATCGCTGGCGTCGACATTCCCCGCGAGAAGCGGGTCGTCATCTCGCTGACCTATATCCACGGGATCGGGCCGAGCTCGTCACAGAAGATCCTTACGGCGGCCAACGTGCCGCAGGCGACCAGGGTCCGCGACCTCACCGAGGAGGAGGTCAACCGCCTCCGCGAGGTGATCGACAAGCGCTTCAAGGTGGAGGGCGACCTCCGGCGCGAAGTGAGCATGAACATCAAGCGGCTGATGGAGATCGGCTCGTATCGGGGCATTCGCCACCGGCGCAACCTCCCGGTGCGGGGTCAGCGCACCAAGACCAACGCCCGCCAGCGGCGCGGTCCGCGCAAGACCGTCGGCGTTCGGCGAAAGAAGTAG
- a CDS encoding IS1 family transposase, with the protein MNRLNIEERTAIIRCLIEGNSIRSTARITGAARNTITSLLVQLGAACSEYQDRTLRNLRPERIECDEIWSFCYAKAKNVPEQHAGEWGYGDVWTWTAIDPDSKLVPAWLVGTRDEWAAFDFITDLYSRIATRVQITTDGLRDYRPAIETVFGADADYAQLIKTYGVEISEDASPTARRYSPNKVTAQEVRVIFGNPDPDHISTSYVERNNLTMRMNMRRFTRLTNGFSKKVENHAAMVSLHFMAYNFAKPHGSLDKNRTPAMAAGVADHVWTVQEIAALLD; encoded by the coding sequence ATGAACCGCCTGAACATCGAAGAACGCACCGCCATCATCCGCTGCCTGATCGAGGGAAACTCGATCCGCTCCACGGCTCGGATCACTGGTGCTGCCCGCAATACGATCACTTCCCTGCTGGTGCAGCTGGGCGCGGCCTGCTCCGAATATCAGGACCGGACCCTGCGCAACCTTCGACCCGAGCGCATCGAGTGCGACGAGATTTGGTCGTTCTGCTACGCGAAGGCCAAGAACGTCCCCGAGCAGCACGCCGGGGAGTGGGGCTATGGCGACGTGTGGACCTGGACCGCGATTGATCCCGACTCCAAGTTGGTCCCCGCCTGGCTGGTCGGAACGCGAGACGAATGGGCGGCCTTCGACTTCATCACCGACCTCTACTCGCGGATCGCGACCCGCGTGCAGATCACAACCGATGGCTTGCGCGACTACCGCCCGGCCATCGAAACGGTCTTCGGAGCCGATGCCGACTACGCGCAGCTGATCAAGACCTACGGCGTCGAGATTAGTGAGGACGCGTCCCCCACGGCGCGGCGGTACTCGCCCAACAAAGTCACGGCGCAGGAAGTCCGAGTGATCTTCGGCAACCCTGACCCGGACCATATCTCGACCTCCTACGTCGAGCGCAACAACCTGACCATGCGGATGAACATGCGGCGCTTCACACGGCTGACCAATGGGTTCTCCAAGAAGGTTGAGAACCACGCGGCGATGGTCAGCCTGCACTTCATGGCCTACAACTTCGCGAAGCCTCACGGGTCGCTCGACAAGAACCGGACCCCGGCGATGGCGGCTGGCGTGGCTGATCACGTTTGGACCGTGCAGGAGATCGCCGCGCTGCTCGACTGA
- the infA gene encoding translation initiation factor IF-1, producing MAKKDAIEVEGEVVLPLPNAMFKVRLENGHEVLAHISGKLRQNFIRILPGDTVRVELSPYDLTRGRITYRMR from the coding sequence TTGGCGAAGAAGGATGCGATCGAGGTCGAGGGCGAGGTTGTGCTGCCCCTGCCCAACGCGATGTTCAAGGTGCGACTGGAGAATGGTCACGAGGTCCTCGCCCACATCTCCGGCAAGCTGCGCCAGAACTTCATCCGCATCCTGCCCGGCGACACCGTGCGCGTCGAGCTGAGTCCCTATGACCTCACCAGGGGTCGCATCACCTACAGGATGAGATGA